A genomic segment from Aegilops tauschii subsp. strangulata cultivar AL8/78 chromosome 1, Aet v6.0, whole genome shotgun sequence encodes:
- the LOC120972585 gene encoding uncharacterized protein isoform X2, whose translation MLELKLCSSDVTYLNMIAVMETQGFSEYDLLFHIENPDLGEKGLEMVESNAELQVVKKQVEECKVLNLLVRACPPPCSKFERQELSTVVYEEPVLYDLSEPPIYVVDEEGVALESQSSSCSLVAHGTGVCTQESKNVKGKLKAILEIEEEEGYDGSGGSDCEGEDDSDVNPFYMGDADDIEMDEGKKQREYDEVEEEETDDEESEEEEMVHYSGDTEVEEPFEMDEDDKVVHRMKKL comes from the coding sequence ATGTTAGAGCTGAAGCTCTGCAGTTCAGATGTAACATACCTGAATATGATTGCAGTGATGGAAACCCAAGGATTTAGTGAATATGATCTGCTGTTTCACATTGAGAATCCAGATTTAGGGGAGAAAGGATTGGAGATGGTAGAGAGTAATGCTGAGTTGCAAGTAGTAAAGAAGCAGGTTGAGGAGTGTAAGGTTTTAAATTTGCTAGTGAGGGCATGTCCACCTCCTTGCAGCAAGTTTGAGAGGCAAGAATTATCCACTGTTGTGTATGAAGAGCCTGTGTTATATGATCTCAGTGAGCCACCCATCTATGTTGTTGATGAAGAAGGAGTTGCCTTGGAAAGTCAGAGTAGCAGCTGCAGTTTAGTAGCTCATGGTACTGGTGTTTGCACACAAGAGAGCAAGAATGTAAAAGGAAAACTGAAAGCTATTTTGgaaatagaagaagaagagggatATGATGGCAGTGGTGGTTCTGATTGTGAAGGTGAAGATGACAGTGATGTAAACCCTTTTTATATGGGTGATGCTGATGACATAGAGATGGATGAGGGAAAGAAACAGAGAGAGTATGATGAAGTAGAAGAGGAAGAAACAGATGATGAAGAATCTGAGGAGGAAGAAATGGTGCATTACTCTGGTGACACAGAGGTTGAGGAACCTTTTGAAATGGATGAAGATGACAAGGTTGTTCATAGGATGAAGAAACTGTAA
- the LOC120972585 gene encoding uncharacterized protein isoform X1 encodes MLLTCKCTHVGAEKWDLSGIPCNHAISAINKAKRKPEDYVSKFFKKEIYLAAYEPMIYPVPGEHDWTRTPGPVIDPPAFEVKRGRKKEKRIKGKFEVPKPKETSRMVTITCGNCGLQGHRYTSCNKQLKPELALRKNKHVPLARNSNAGAAATTQASTTSHPTPTTTPTAGTGAGRGAGRGAGRGAAAAAAGSGAARGAGRGAGRGAAPGAGRGAGRGRGTFSAPRQSGPSTSTAPSTSIATPPSGGRNRGWRAYFYASGNH; translated from the exons ATGCTGTTAACTTGCAAATGCACACATGTGGGTGCAGAAAAATGGGACCTAAGTGGCATCCCATGTAACCATGCCATCTCAGCAATAAACAAGGCCAAAAGAAAACCAGAGGATTATGTCAGCAAGTTCTTCAAGAAAGAAATTTATCTGGCAGCTTATGAACCAATGATCTATCCAGTTCCTGGTGAGCATGACTGGACAAGGACCCCTGGTCCAGTCATTGACCCACCTGCATTTGAAGTGAAGAgaggaagaaagaaagagaagaggATCAAGGGGAAATTTGAAGTTCCAAAGCCTAAGGAGACATCAAGAATGGTGACTATAACATGCGGCAATTGTGGACTGCAAGGACATAGGTACACAAGCTGCAACAAGCAGTTGAAGCCTGAGCTGGCTTTGAGGAAGAACAAACATGTG CCTCTTGCAAGGAATTCCAATGCTGGTGCTGCTGCTACTACACAAGCATCAACAACTTCTCATCCAACTCctacaacaacaccaacagcTGGAACAGGAGCTGGGAGAGGAGCTGGGAGAGGAGCTGGGAGAGGGGCTGCAGCTGCAGCTGCTGGGAGTGGTGCTGCTAGAGGTGCTGGTAGAGGTGCTGGTAGAGGTGCTGCACCAGGTGCTGGGAGAGGTGCTGGGAGAGGGAGAGGTACATTCTCTGCCCCAAGGCAATCTGGTCCCTCCACATCTACTGCTCCCTCTACATCTATTGCTACTCCACCTTCTGGTGGTAGAAACAGAGGATGGAGAGCCTACTTCTATGCAAGTGGTAACCACTAA
- the LOC109734143 gene encoding uncharacterized protein: MVLEDESSDDNSSLPYMHSETSTDGLNQVPFSLEDLDYKGLELDLIVLCEKHGKPSERLVAFEGTMTGRRFLACAEPEGHNCGFVQWVDEQWPPTMENALLKLWSMVEESKSARVNDNLQSALTIHQLTKEKNKLDADYDKAELVAGMIAEMAKKDAAAQKLQQKYELLCNLTSTQATVIQNLKLKNMKEKELLSEARMNFELKNAEFTKFEEKLTQEKLELKLQVADLLKLKENHNEEKQMQEFKITELIKAEEKPKEKIKGIQAILQN; the protein is encoded by the exons ATGGTTCTGGAGGACGAGAGCAGCGACGACAACTCAAGCCTCCCGTACATGCACTCCGAAACCTCCACCGATGGGCTGAACCAG GTGCCTTTCTCTCTTGAGGACCTGGATTACAAGGGTCTTGAGCTAGATCTGATAGTGTTGTGCGAGAAGCATGGGAAGCCATCAGAGAGGCTTGTTGCGTTTGAAGGAACAATGACTGGGAGAAGGTTCTTAGCATGTGCAGAGCCG GAAGGTCACAATTGTGGGTTTGTTCAGTGGGTTGATGAGCAGTGGCCCCCAACAATGGAGAATGCATTGCTGAAGCTTTGGTCAATGGTTGAAGAGAGCAAGTCTGCTAGGGTGAATGATAATCTTCAAAGTGCTCTAACTATTCATCAGTTGACAAAAGAAAAGAACAAGCTAGATGCAGACTATGACAA AGCTGAATTGGTGGCTGGTATGATTGCAGAAATGGCAAAGAAAGATGCAGCTGCACAGAAGCTTCAACAAAAGTATGAACTCCTGTGCAACCTGACAAGTACTCAAGCAACTGTCATCCAAAACTtgaagttgaagaatatgaaagaGAAGGAATTGTTGAGTGAGGCTAGGATGAATTTCGAGTTGAAGAATGCAGAGTTCACAAAGTTTGAGGAGAAGCTCACCCAAGAGAAGCTAGAGTTGAAGCTCCAGGTTGCTGATCTGCTGAAGCTCAAGGAAAACCATAATGAAGAGAAGCAGATGCAAGAGTTTAAGATTACTGAGCTCATCAAGGCAGAGGAGAAGCCGAAGGAGAAGATCAAGGGGATCCAGGCCATCTTGCAGAACTGA